Proteins encoded in a region of the Melospiza georgiana isolate bMelGeo1 chromosome 2, bMelGeo1.pri, whole genome shotgun sequence genome:
- the CDK8 gene encoding cyclin-dependent kinase 8 isoform X4, with translation MGFARLFNSPLKPLADLDPVVVTFWYRAPELLLGARHYTKAIDIWAIGCIFAELLTSEPIFHCRQEDIKTSNPYHHDQLDRIFNVMGFPADKDWEDIKKMPEHSTLMKDFRRNTYTNCSLIKYMEKHKVKPDSKAFHLLQKLLTMDPIKRITSEQAMQDPYFLEDPLPTSDVFAGCQIPYPKREFLTEEEPDDKGDKKNQQQQQGNNHTNGTGHPGNQDNSHTQGPPLKKVRVVPPTTTSGGLIMTSDYQRSNPHAAYPNPGPSTSQPQSSMGYSATSQQPPQYSHQTHRY, from the exons ATGGGCTTTGCCCGATTATTTAATTCACCTCTGAAGCCTTTAGCAGACTTGGATCCAGTAGTTGTAACCTTCTGGTATCGAGCTCCAGAGTTGCTTCTTGGAGCAAGGCATTATACCAAAGCTATTG atatttggGCCATAGGGTGTAtatttgcagagctgctaaCATCAGAGCCAATATTCCATTGTCGACAAGAAGATATCAAAACTAGTAATCCTTATCACCATGACCAGCTGGACAGAATATTCAATGTAATGGGATTTCCTGCAG ATAAAGACTGGGAAGACATAAAAAAGATGCCAGAACATTCAACCTTAATGAAAGATTTCCGGAGAAACAC GTATACCAACTGCAGCCTTATCAAATATATGGAAAAACACAAAGTTAAACCAGATAGTAAGGCATTCCACTTG cttcaGAAATTGCTCACTATGGATCCAATAAAGAGAATTACCTCAGAACAGGCTATGCAGGATCCTTACTTCTTGGAAGATCCTCTTCCCACATCCGA TGTTTTTGCAGGTTGTCAAATCCCTTACCCAAAACGAGAATTTTTAACAGAAGAAGAACCAGATGATAAAGGAGACAAA AagaaccagcagcagcagcagggcaatAACCATACTAATGGAACTGGTCATCCAGGGAACCAAGACAACAGTCACACACAGGGACCCCCACTGAAAAAAGTGAGAGTTGTTCCTCCTACCACTACCTCAGGTGGACTTATTATGACCTCAGACTATCag CGTTCCAACCCCCATGCTGCCTACCCCAACCCCGGACCAAGCACAtcgcagccccagagcagcatgGGCTACTCAGCTACCTCCCAGCAGCCGCCGCAGTACTCGCACCAGACGCACCGGTACTGA